The genomic region CATCTTGACTTCGAGAATCTTTTCGACACCGTTTGCACCAACGACAACCGGCACACCGCAGTAGAGGCCGTTCACGCCGTATTCGCCATTGAGCTTGGCAGCGCAAGAGAACACGCTCTTCTTGTCGAGGAGGTAAGCTTCAGCCATGTGGATAGCAGAAGTTGCCGGGCTGTAGAAAGCAGAACCGCGACCGAGGAGGTTCACGATTTCGCCACCTGCACCAGCAGTACGCTTTGCAAGTTCAGCAAACTTTTCCTTGCTCATGAGCTGAGAAACCGGGATACCGCCGACAGAGACGCATTCCATGATGGAGACCATCGTGTCGCCGTGGCCGCCCATAACGAGAGCCTTGACGTCTTCGACGGAAACGCCGAGTTCGTCAGCGACGAAGCAAGCGAGACGAGCGGAGTCGAGCACACCAGCCATACCGATAACCTTGTTAGCCGGGAGGCCAGACTGCTTCTGCATGTTGTAGACCATGGCGTCGAGCGGGTTCGTAATAACGATCACGAATGCATCCGGAGCATTTTCCTTGATGGCTTCGGCAACAGTCTTGATAACGCCGCAGTTCTTGTCCAAAAGGTCGTCACGGCTCATGCCCGGCATGCGCGGGAAACCAGCGGTAACGATAACAACGTCAGCACCCTTAATGGCAGAATAATCGGTAGAACCCTGAAGATCAACGGACGAATTGATGACGGAGCGGCCTTCCATAATGTCGAGAGCCTTACCCTTCGGCATGCCCTGAGTCATCGGGATGTCGATAAGGACGACGTCGCCGAGGTTCTTCTGTGCGAGCACGAGAGCCATTGTACCACCAATTTGACCAGCACCAACGAGTGCAATCTTCTTTCTAGCCATGATTAACCTTCCTTTTAAGGTATTTAAAATTTTACGTACCAAATATAGCAAAAGAAATGTAAAACCGGCAATATGAACCAATGTTACATATTATTTATTTGGCATCCGGGACGTTGAAAATGAACCCAATCCGACCGTCCAGGACTGTTTTTCGGAAGTATCCGTCAATTTTTCGGGAACACCAGTTCTAGCGGGATTTCTCCTCATTACATCCAAGCCAGTAATTATATATAAATTAAATAAAATCACTTTGATGCCAAAGACGTCCGTAACGATTACTTTTCTACTAACTAGTAACTAAAAACAAGTAACTATTTTTCTAAATTTCACCGCACTATGAGTATTGCTATTCCTCAGTTGCCCAAAGGCACACGCGATTTTTACCCGGAAGCCGAGCGCATCCAGAACTACATTTTTGACACATGGCGCAAAGTCGCCGAAAGCTTCGCCTACGAAGAATACGAAGGTCCGATGTTTGAACATCTGGAACTTTACACCGGCAAGTCCGGCGAAGAAATCGTAAGCCAGCTTTATAACTTCAAGGACAAGGGCGACCGCGAAATCGCTCTCCGCCCCGAAATGACGCCGACACTCGCCCGCCTCGTGATCCAGAAGGCCCGCGAACTCAAGAAGCCGTTCAAGTGGTTCTCCATGCCGCGCCTGTTCCGTTACGAAAAGGCTCAGAAGGGTCGCCTCCGCGAATTCTTCCAGCTGAACATGGACATCATCGGCACCGAAAGCATTTACGCCGAAGCAGACTTGCTCGCCTCCATCGCCACAATGTTGCGCAAATTCGGTCTCAAGGACGCGGACTTTGCGATTGGCGTTTCGAGCCGCAAGCTCCTCGCCACCTACCTCGAAGAAATTGGCGCCCCGAACCCGGCCCTCGTTTACCCGGTTCTCGACCGTCGCTTGAAAATCGGCCCGGAAGCTTTTGCCAAGGCTCTTACCGAAGCCGGCCTCACCGAAGCGCAGATCAAACAGCTCGACGACTTCATGAGCTGCAAGTCCATCGAAGAAGTGAAGGCCGCCGTCAAGAGCGAAAACGCAACAGCCGCTCTCGCCGAAATCGAAGACCTCTTTGCAACGCTTGCCGCAGCAGGCTTTAGCGAATGCGTGAACCTCGACCTCTCCATCGTGCGCGGTCTCGCCTACTACACGGGCATCGTGTTCGAAGTATTCGACAAGGGCAAATCCATGCGCGCCATCGCTGGTGGCGGACGTTACGACAGCCTCACCGAAAAGCTCGGTGGCGACCGCATCCCGGGCGTTGGCTTTGGCATGGGCGACGTCGTGCTCGCCGACCTCCTCCGCGAACGTGGACTTTTGCCAAGCCCGAAGCAGCATGTGGATTTCTACATCGCAAGCTTCACGAACGACATGAAGAAGATCTTCGAAACGGCTCAGGTGTTCCGCGCAAACGGCAACGCTGTTTCTCA from Fibrobacter sp. UWB4 harbors:
- the hisS gene encoding histidine--tRNA ligase, whose translation is MSIAIPQLPKGTRDFYPEAERIQNYIFDTWRKVAESFAYEEYEGPMFEHLELYTGKSGEEIVSQLYNFKDKGDREIALRPEMTPTLARLVIQKARELKKPFKWFSMPRLFRYEKAQKGRLREFFQLNMDIIGTESIYAEADLLASIATMLRKFGLKDADFAIGVSSRKLLATYLEEIGAPNPALVYPVLDRRLKIGPEAFAKALTEAGLTEAQIKQLDDFMSCKSIEEVKAAVKSENATAALAEIEDLFATLAAAGFSECVNLDLSIVRGLAYYTGIVFEVFDKGKSMRAIAGGGRYDSLTEKLGGDRIPGVGFGMGDVVLADLLRERGLLPSPKQHVDFYIASFTNDMKKIFETAQVFRANGNAVSHPLATMKMGKQLEQANYQGASIVVYVDGDKAAAGQFEYKDLRDGTMHVGDVAAIVERSKQNIETKKA
- the mdh gene encoding malate dehydrogenase, producing MARKKIALVGAGQIGGTMALVLAQKNLGDVVLIDIPMTQGMPKGKALDIMEGRSVINSSVDLQGSTDYSAIKGADVVIVTAGFPRMPGMSRDDLLDKNCGVIKTVAEAIKENAPDAFVIVITNPLDAMVYNMQKQSGLPANKVIGMAGVLDSARLACFVADELGVSVEDVKALVMGGHGDTMVSIMECVSVGGIPVSQLMSKEKFAELAKRTAGAGGEIVNLLGRGSAFYSPATSAIHMAEAYLLDKKSVFSCAAKLNGEYGVNGLYCGVPVVVGANGVEKILEVKMSAEEKAAFDKSVEACKKNAEWVDAHT